The Candidatus Zixiibacteriota bacterium genome contains a region encoding:
- a CDS encoding response regulator, with amino-acid sequence MADKKRILIVEDEADQVEWLTLFFSENGYDVISADNGRDGFEKAEDQAPDLITLDISMPGESGVKMYHKLIKSEKAKDIPVVIITGAPGDLKNFIAKVKSFPAPAGYLEKPVNRDNLLETIRNLIG; translated from the coding sequence ATGGCCGATAAAAAGAGAATTTTGATTGTCGAGGATGAAGCCGACCAGGTTGAATGGCTGACTCTGTTTTTCAGCGAGAACGGCTATGATGTTATATCGGCCGACAACGGGCGGGATGGTTTCGAAAAGGCGGAAGACCAGGCCCCGGATCTGATTACTCTCGACATTTCCATGCCGGGTGAATCAGGCGTCAAAATGTATCATAAACTGATTAAGTCGGAGAAGGCCAAAGACATTCCGGTCGTCATCATTACCGGGGCCCCGGGCGATCTTAAAAATTTCATAGCCAAAGTTAAATCGTTTCCGGCACCTGCCGGCTACCTTGAAAAACCGGTCAATCGCGACAACCTTCTGGAGACAATCCGTAATCTGATCGGCTGA
- a CDS encoding 4Fe-4S dicluster domain-containing protein produces the protein MSKAILTDITRCIGCLECVTACKKVNHLETDVPREWQKMDGLSARNWTSILQLPENHYVRKQCRHCIDPACASACPVGALHTTPEGAVVYDNDKCLGCRYCMMACPYGIPRYDWDDTVPYIRKCILCYDRIKEGKQPACTEICPKEATIFGEREELIKIARQRIQDNPNLYVDHIWGEHEVGGTSVLYISDIDLGFLAYQPKLGSVALSRTTAPAMNAVPIAFVGMGAVMYGINWVVRRRMKLRKDENEGKTDE, from the coding sequence ATGAGCAAAGCCATTCTGACTGATATTACCCGATGTATCGGTTGTCTGGAATGCGTGACCGCTTGCAAGAAAGTCAACCATCTGGAAACCGATGTGCCCCGGGAGTGGCAGAAAATGGACGGTCTCTCGGCAAGGAACTGGACTTCGATTCTGCAGTTGCCGGAAAACCATTATGTCCGCAAGCAGTGCCGCCACTGTATCGACCCGGCCTGTGCTTCGGCCTGTCCGGTCGGGGCCCTGCATACCACCCCCGAGGGTGCGGTGGTCTACGATAATGATAAGTGCCTGGGCTGCCGGTACTGCATGATGGCCTGTCCGTACGGGATACCGCGCTACGACTGGGACGATACCGTGCCATATATCCGTAAATGTATTCTCTGTTATGACCGGATAAAAGAAGGTAAGCAACCGGCCTGTACCGAAATCTGTCCCAAGGAAGCGACTATTTTCGGAGAGCGGGAAGAACTAATTAAAATCGCCCGCCAGAGAATCCAGGATAATCCGAATTTGTATGTCGACCATATCTGGGGTGAACACGAAGTCGGAGGAACCTCGGTACTTTATATCTCCGACATCGATCTGGGATTTCTGGCCTATCAGCCCAAACTGGGGTCGGTGGCTCTGTCCAGAACCACAGCCCCGGCCATGAACGCCGTTCCCATCGCCTTTGTCGGTATGGGGGCGGTGATGTACGGAATCAATTGGGTCGTTCGCCGCCGCATGAAACTCCGGAAAGATGAAAATGAGGGTAAGACAGATGAATAG
- a CDS encoding PAS domain-containing protein, with protein sequence MPSGKSKKSKALNELLYDQFFQQVPFNVAIIDRDYNIIEANNNFREYFGDWQGKKCFSVYKKQKTPCAVCSHHDIFKDGRTRVVDTVVADKNDRWVHHVIQSAPLRLDPDGPVDFIVEISSVVTDTGNWQQEYNVLFDRVPCYITVIDENYRIVRANESFRNSFGDVLGRYCYEVYKRRDKKCPRCPATRTFRDGKIHRLEQTGIGKRGQEIDYAVTTSPLVRGGERIAHVIEISNDITRIKKLEKEVLEAERLAAVGQTVAGLAHSIKNILMGLEGGKYMISLGLQKDDRSLIDRGSEMLDRNFDKTTSLVKDFLSFSKGRLPKLKMTDPNVLVREILDLYKDIAAKSGIELKGNLDPKIAPAPLDPDAIHTCLTNLVSNAIDACLMGDQKGSEVVIATRGEQGKLVIEVTDNGSGMDYEIKKKIFTTFFTTKGGGGTGLGLLTTRKLVQEHGGAIIVESEKGKGTRFRMEFPRKRLEMLYKES encoded by the coding sequence ATGCCGTCCGGCAAGAGCAAAAAATCGAAGGCCCTTAACGAGCTGCTGTATGATCAGTTTTTCCAGCAGGTGCCGTTTAATGTCGCCATAATTGACCGTGACTATAATATTATTGAGGCCAACAATAATTTTCGGGAATATTTCGGCGACTGGCAGGGTAAAAAGTGTTTCAGTGTTTACAAGAAACAGAAAACACCATGCGCGGTTTGCTCCCATCATGATATTTTTAAAGACGGCCGAACCCGTGTGGTCGACACGGTGGTAGCCGATAAAAACGACCGTTGGGTTCACCATGTCATCCAGAGCGCCCCTTTGCGGCTCGATCCCGATGGTCCGGTCGATTTTATTGTCGAAATCTCGTCGGTCGTGACCGACACTGGCAACTGGCAACAGGAGTATAATGTCCTCTTCGACCGCGTTCCCTGTTATATAACCGTCATCGATGAAAACTACCGCATTGTTCGGGCCAATGAAAGCTTTCGCAACAGTTTCGGTGATGTTCTCGGGCGGTACTGCTACGAAGTGTATAAACGGCGCGACAAAAAATGCCCCCGTTGCCCGGCTACACGGACTTTCCGCGACGGCAAAATTCACCGGCTGGAGCAAACCGGGATCGGGAAACGGGGACAGGAGATCGACTATGCCGTCACCACTTCGCCCCTGGTCCGCGGCGGGGAACGAATTGCTCATGTAATCGAAATCTCCAATGATATCACCAGAATCAAGAAACTCGAAAAAGAAGTGCTCGAGGCCGAGCGGCTGGCGGCCGTCGGTCAAACTGTGGCCGGGCTGGCCCACAGCATCAAGAATATTTTAATGGGGCTCGAGGGCGGTAAATACATGATCAGCCTGGGACTCCAGAAGGACGACCGTTCATTAATCGACCGCGGCAGTGAAATGCTCGACCGCAATTTCGACAAGACGACCTCACTGGTGAAGGACTTTTTAAGTTTTTCCAAAGGGCGTCTGCCGAAACTGAAAATGACCGATCCCAATGTTCTCGTCCGGGAAATACTTGATCTCTATAAGGATATCGCCGCCAAATCAGGGATCGAGCTCAAAGGCAATCTCGATCCGAAAATTGCCCCGGCCCCGCTTGATCCCGATGCCATTCACACCTGCCTGACCAATCTTGTCTCGAATGCCATCGATGCTTGCCTGATGGGCGACCAGAAAGGATCGGAAGTGGTTATTGCCACCCGCGGCGAGCAGGGCAAACTGGTTATCGAGGTGACCGACAACGGAAGTGGTATGGATTATGAAATAAAGAAAAAAATCTTTACGACCTTCTTCACCACCAAAGGAGGAGGCGGGACCGGACTGGGGCTTCTCACTACCCGAAAACTGGTCCAGGAGCATGGCGGAGCCATCATTGTTGAATCGGAAAAGGGGAAAGGAACCCGTTTTAGAATGGAATTTCCCCGAAAACGACTTGAAATGCTCTATAAAGAGAGTTAG
- a CDS encoding MarR family transcriptional regulator, translated as MENRQDIMDGVGRVWLLLKRYGRKRFSEINFDFTFEQAMVLFILRMEEGLKIGEIAERTDRDRTTTSRMINGLEKKNLVVRVPDQNDSRQKLIYLTRQAKDQMTSMDTLRKQFAAEVFRDIGKKDILKAAEILHKIADNIGRG; from the coding sequence ATGGAAAACAGGCAGGACATAATGGATGGAGTCGGCCGGGTCTGGTTGTTGTTGAAACGATACGGGCGGAAACGGTTTTCCGAGATCAATTTCGATTTCACTTTCGAACAGGCTATGGTCTTATTTATCCTTCGTATGGAAGAAGGTTTGAAAATCGGTGAGATTGCCGAACGAACAGATCGTGATAGAACCACAACCTCAAGAATGATAAACGGTTTGGAGAAGAAAAATCTGGTTGTCAGAGTCCCCGACCAGAATGACAGCCGGCAGAAATTGATATATTTGACACGCCAGGCTAAAGACCAAATGACCTCTATGGATACACTGAGAAAGCAGTTTGCCGCGGAAGTCTTCAGGGATATCGGCAAAAAAGATATTCTCAAGGCCGCTGAAATTCTGCATAAAATCGCCGATAATATTGGGAGGGGATAA
- a CDS encoding efflux RND transporter periplasmic adaptor subunit has translation MRNFWIGSIGLVLAAGLLVGCGREVESKSMEQIYAEEGIPVCVEPVVPTGFSSELEYNAVLTGIKESSAYAAIADKIDRINYKVGDYIEKDAVVLTFPTDNPSAKYFQAKVAFENAETTFARMRSYFETGGLSKQDFDNAQAAYEVAAANWDAVRQSVLVKAPIGGILTRMNVVESDNVHKDDELFAISQIDHLKARIWVSDKHICSFKLGQEATARWNGATLKGRVVQVDMSMNQNRQAFGVVIEFDNPEKAIRCGVTAGIMVSIYHDSQAVVVERKNIVTQDNVNYVFVAEDNTAHKRKVTLGGSGGLEVEIIDGLMMGEMLITEGQIHLEEGKKIRIIESGQTALNN, from the coding sequence ATGAGAAACTTTTGGATTGGTTCGATTGGGCTGGTTTTGGCCGCAGGCCTGTTGGTCGGTTGCGGGCGTGAAGTCGAGTCTAAGAGCATGGAGCAGATATATGCCGAGGAAGGCATCCCGGTTTGTGTGGAGCCGGTTGTTCCGACCGGATTCTCCAGCGAACTGGAATATAATGCCGTCCTGACCGGTATAAAGGAATCATCGGCCTATGCCGCTATCGCCGATAAAATCGATCGCATCAATTACAAAGTCGGCGACTATATCGAGAAAGATGCAGTGGTGTTGACTTTCCCGACCGATAACCCCTCGGCCAAGTATTTTCAGGCCAAGGTGGCCTTTGAGAATGCCGAAACAACCTTCGCTCGGATGAGGAGTTATTTCGAAACCGGCGGGCTGTCAAAACAGGATTTTGACAATGCCCAGGCGGCCTATGAAGTGGCCGCGGCCAACTGGGACGCGGTCAGGCAGTCGGTTCTGGTTAAGGCTCCGATCGGCGGGATTTTAACCCGGATGAATGTGGTCGAATCCGACAATGTCCATAAGGATGATGAGCTTTTTGCTATCTCTCAGATAGATCATCTTAAGGCCAGGATATGGGTTTCAGATAAGCATATCTGCAGTTTCAAACTCGGGCAGGAGGCCACCGCTCGCTGGAACGGCGCAACCCTCAAGGGCCGGGTGGTGCAGGTGGATATGTCGATGAATCAGAACCGCCAGGCTTTCGGCGTGGTAATTGAATTCGACAATCCCGAAAAAGCTATCAGGTGCGGTGTTACGGCCGGGATCATGGTTTCGATTTATCATGATTCGCAAGCGGTCGTGGTTGAGAGAAAAAACATAGTCACTCAGGATAATGTCAATTATGTCTTTGTTGCTGAAGATAATACTGCTCATAAAAGAAAAGTGACGCTGGGCGGCAGCGGTGGACTTGAGGTCGAGATAATTGATGGCTTAATGATGGGAGAGATGCTTATAACCGAAGGGCAGATCCATCTTGAAGAAGGCAAGAAGATTCGTATTATCGAATCCGGACAAACCGCCTTGAACAATTGA
- a CDS encoding response regulator: MSIKVMIIEDEPDVIEYLNTVLTANGYETVVCGDTRSAADMIKKHRPDLICLDIMMPRETGLSFYVRLKAMDTFRNIPVVMISGAIQQGEFDFRAYVPDRSIPPPERFIEKPIMVDDFLETIAILTSAGKTAGKEE; the protein is encoded by the coding sequence ATGAGTATAAAGGTGATGATAATCGAGGACGAACCGGATGTGATCGAATATCTCAATACCGTCCTGACCGCTAACGGCTATGAGACGGTGGTTTGCGGCGACACCCGGAGTGCCGCGGACATGATCAAAAAACATCGGCCCGATCTTATCTGTCTCGATATCATGATGCCCCGTGAAACCGGGCTATCTTTTTATGTTCGGTTGAAAGCAATGGATACTTTCAGAAATATACCGGTGGTCATGATCAGCGGTGCGATTCAACAGGGGGAATTTGATTTTCGGGCCTATGTTCCCGATCGCTCGATCCCCCCGCCGGAACGCTTTATCGAAAAGCCGATCATGGTCGATGATTTTCTCGAGACCATCGCCATCCTGACCTCAGCGGGTAAAACCGCCGGAAAGGAAGAATAA
- the hybB gene encoding Ni/Fe-hydrogenase cytochrome b subunit, translated as MNRVQITKTILWIIVGLASAVGITRFLFGLGAATNLTDATPWGLWIGFDVMSGVALAAGGFVITALFYIMRREEFHNFVKPAVLTAFLGYIAVVVGLLFDLGLPWNIWHMIIFWNPHSPLFEVGWCVMMYTTVLLLEFSPVPLEEQSRYAKIRSFLMKLRFPLVMLGIMLSTLHQSSLGSLFLIMPYKLYPLWYTNILPILFFISAVALGFMMIIFESLTTHWVYRKDSDTARTAKLGGIAVWVLGIYLVVRMIDIIANGKFGLIFTSSRESVLFLAEILISTIIPMVIFSVRRLQYNRNWQWIGATMVVFGMIFNRINIGGLTMIRATGDTYFPSWMEFAISFGVVSAAALAFMFAIEKFHVWEKKPKDPRTDPFALPTFDRASGVWLGSPSIAARTRYSLAFIFSFAIGFAMIPDNKIHSEGMDEVPVTSARGGDTLYIDGNLNNYGVSFDHTRHAEEARSGRGCVTCHHMNIPFDKNSGCWKCHKEMFTRADIFDHTWHSSPSGANIACDKCHPAGQLRTTATVKQCADCHKDLVAPNSTITFDNYLAVSYVDAMHDLCIPCHQQAAAAHPEKPMLAQCGGCHGQVPPENRIELLRNEAVKPGINPVVLPQMKVQ; from the coding sequence ATGAATAGAGTGCAGATCACCAAAACCATACTGTGGATCATTGTTGGTCTGGCCTCAGCCGTTGGGATCACCCGGTTCCTGTTCGGGCTGGGAGCCGCCACCAATTTGACCGATGCCACGCCGTGGGGGCTGTGGATCGGTTTTGATGTCATGAGCGGGGTGGCTCTGGCCGCCGGCGGTTTTGTTATCACCGCCCTCTTTTATATCATGAGGCGCGAGGAATTCCACAACTTTGTCAAGCCGGCTGTCCTGACCGCCTTCCTGGGCTATATTGCCGTCGTGGTCGGGCTGTTGTTCGATCTTGGATTGCCCTGGAATATCTGGCATATGATTATTTTCTGGAATCCCCATTCCCCGCTGTTCGAGGTCGGCTGGTGCGTGATGATGTACACCACTGTCCTGCTTCTGGAATTCAGTCCGGTGCCGCTCGAGGAACAAAGCCGGTATGCGAAAATCAGGAGTTTCCTGATGAAACTCCGTTTCCCGCTGGTCATGTTGGGAATTATGCTTTCGACCCTGCACCAGTCATCGCTTGGTTCGCTCTTTCTGATTATGCCGTACAAGCTGTACCCCCTGTGGTACACTAATATCCTGCCGATTCTCTTTTTCATCTCGGCGGTGGCTCTCGGATTCATGATGATTATATTCGAAAGCCTGACCACGCACTGGGTGTACCGTAAGGATTCGGATACGGCCCGAACGGCCAAGCTGGGTGGGATTGCCGTCTGGGTTCTGGGTATTTATCTGGTTGTCCGGATGATAGATATTATCGCCAATGGCAAATTCGGCCTGATATTTACTTCCAGCCGGGAATCGGTATTATTCCTTGCTGAAATTTTGATTTCAACTATCATTCCGATGGTGATCTTCTCCGTCCGCCGTCTGCAGTACAATCGTAACTGGCAGTGGATCGGGGCTACCATGGTCGTTTTCGGGATGATTTTTAATCGCATCAATATCGGCGGCCTGACCATGATTCGCGCTACCGGCGATACCTATTTCCCGTCATGGATGGAATTCGCCATCAGTTTCGGGGTGGTTTCGGCGGCCGCGCTGGCCTTTATGTTTGCTATCGAGAAATTTCATGTTTGGGAGAAAAAGCCGAAAGATCCGCGGACCGATCCTTTTGCCCTGCCGACTTTTGACCGAGCTTCCGGTGTCTGGCTGGGATCTCCGAGCATTGCCGCCCGCACCCGTTACTCCCTGGCTTTTATTTTCAGCTTTGCGATCGGTTTCGCCATGATTCCGGATAATAAGATTCACAGCGAAGGCATGGATGAGGTGCCGGTGACGTCCGCCCGCGGCGGGGATACGCTTTATATCGATGGCAATCTTAATAACTACGGTGTTTCGTTTGATCATACCCGTCATGCCGAGGAAGCCAGGAGCGGCCGTGGTTGTGTCACCTGCCACCATATGAATATTCCCTTTGACAAGAACAGCGGTTGCTGGAAATGTCATAAAGAAATGTTTACGAGGGCCGATATTTTCGATCATACCTGGCATTCATCGCCCAGCGGCGCTAATATCGCCTGCGATAAATGTCACCCGGCCGGGCAACTGCGTACAACGGCGACCGTGAAGCAGTGTGCCGACTGTCACAAGGATCTGGTAGCGCCCAATTCCACCATAACCTTCGATAATTACCTGGCCGTTTCATATGTCGATGCCATGCATGATCTTTGTATCCCCTGCCACCAGCAGGCGGCGGCGGCTCACCCTGAAAAACCGATGCTGGCCCAATGCGGTGGTTGTCACGGTCAGGTGCCGCCCGAGAATAGGATTGAATTGCTTCGAAATGAAGCGGTCAAACCGGGTATCAATCCGGTAGTTCTGCCGCAGATGAAAGTCCAGTAA
- a CDS encoding response regulator — MTDPAEKTILVVDDEDDVRNFLELALVEAGFKVRTAADGFEALEEVKKQVPDLISLDLVMPKKSGAKFHRDLTKNKAWANIPIIIVTGHARDDLGKADLKELTMSGPGIYLEKPIRPDKYVAAVKRILGLDSTDEEKEMADQVELQNELKNLIDEADPETLKKLRKIINKKK, encoded by the coding sequence ATGACCGACCCGGCCGAAAAGACGATTCTGGTCGTCGATGATGAGGATGATGTCAGGAATTTTCTGGAACTGGCTCTGGTCGAGGCCGGCTTCAAAGTCCGGACCGCCGCCGATGGGTTCGAAGCTTTGGAAGAGGTTAAAAAGCAGGTGCCCGATCTGATTTCGCTCGATCTGGTTATGCCTAAAAAATCAGGGGCCAAATTCCATCGCGATTTGACCAAAAATAAAGCCTGGGCCAATATTCCGATTATTATCGTGACGGGTCATGCCCGGGATGATCTCGGAAAGGCCGACCTGAAAGAGCTGACCATGTCGGGCCCGGGAATTTACCTCGAAAAACCGATCAGGCCGGATAAATACGTGGCCGCCGTTAAACGCATTCTGGGGCTCGACTCCACGGACGAGGAAAAAGAAATGGCGGATCAGGTGGAACTTCAAAATGAACTGAAAAACCTCATTGATGAAGCCGATCCGGAAACCCTGAAAAAACTCCGCAAGATTATAAATAAGAAAAAATGA
- a CDS encoding efflux RND transporter permease subunit: protein MFLSNISIKRPIMMSMFLIVFLLFGALAFFKMPLNLMPDIDIPYVSVQTIYAGAGPKEIETQITKKIEDAVSSVSKIDQIISYSMEGLSFVIIKFELDKDVDIANQEVKDKVDAIINDLPDDAEAPTIEKIDLQEFPIIDIVLSGDIPITNLWDVADKTLKDRFSQIEGVARADVTGGREREIQVILNDRAVFQNNISMTQLTQVLGAQNLDMPGGHFENSSQEYTVRMTGQFEGIDEISELEIPTAYGNKPLKDIAEIKDAGTEVRERTSFYNNLDKIGNPDVVLISLIKTPDGNTVDISKSVREMMPEFEQIIPAGCHLDIVTDKSIFIGDTVDDTITNIILGILLTGLVLLIFLHDMRSSIIIALAMPMSILSAFLLMNMMDYSKNIITLMALSTSVGILVSNSVVVIENIFRHKFMGKNRKEAAAVGTSEVVVAVLASTATNIAVFLPIANMAGILGKIFEAFALTVTFATLFSLLISFTLTPMLASIVLPEANGNGNKKAHRIGDYFESLNKMFEQKYKRLLEKVLHSKKRSGLVVAAGVLMFLVTLMFAGKIGFEFTPNMDEGDIQIQAELPVGYSLNETADVLQKIENRLRHDPSVSTILTQLGQINMLTQGTNLALMKIKLAKIGDRELTTRQTADLFIRELSDMPNIILRISAVSSMDMGSQAPISFYLKGQDLDKLEEYKNEITSMIKDIPGLVNLNTSSRSGQPEISIIPDRRKIADAGLTVYDIAMQLRGALTGLVATQYRDAGEEYDVRVMIEDASLNTPEEVANLAIAGKERNYTLSQLADIDFDIGVNKILHIDKFKAIQFEGSPAVGVPLGDVTAEIERRIEGIDFRPGYKISWGSTAEMMKEAIVEMFTALILAIVLTYMLLAAILEDLVQPLLVLGTFPLALIGVIWAMILTGMTMNILAMMAIVMLVGIVVNTAILILDYANILMREKGMSVNEALLEACPVKLRPIIMAAVAIILGMLPMALGLGASGREFRQPMGIVTIGGLVVSTILTLFIIPALMSFVSRSKKPMTTTAIADRG, encoded by the coding sequence GTGTTTTTATCCAATATATCAATCAAGCGGCCAATCATGATGAGCATGTTCCTGATCGTCTTCCTTCTCTTCGGTGCGCTGGCTTTCTTCAAAATGCCCCTGAATCTTATGCCGGATATAGATATTCCATATGTTTCCGTCCAGACTATTTATGCCGGTGCGGGACCGAAGGAAATTGAAACGCAGATTACCAAGAAAATAGAAGATGCGGTTTCATCCGTCAGTAAAATCGATCAGATAATTTCCTATTCAATGGAAGGGCTTTCGTTCGTAATCATCAAATTCGAGCTGGATAAGGATGTCGACATCGCCAATCAGGAGGTTAAAGACAAGGTCGATGCTATTATAAACGATCTTCCCGATGATGCCGAAGCGCCGACCATCGAGAAAATCGACCTCCAGGAATTTCCCATTATCGATATTGTCCTGTCGGGTGATATTCCGATAACCAACCTCTGGGATGTAGCCGACAAAACACTCAAGGACAGATTCTCCCAGATCGAAGGTGTTGCCAGGGCAGATGTAACCGGGGGCAGGGAACGCGAAATTCAGGTTATTTTGAACGACCGGGCGGTCTTTCAAAATAATATATCCATGACGCAACTGACACAGGTGCTCGGCGCCCAGAATCTCGATATGCCCGGCGGTCATTTTGAAAACAGCAGTCAGGAATATACGGTTCGTATGACCGGGCAATTCGAAGGTATCGATGAAATCTCGGAATTGGAAATACCGACCGCTTACGGTAACAAGCCGTTAAAAGATATCGCGGAAATTAAAGATGCTGGAACCGAAGTCCGGGAGCGAACATCATTCTACAATAATCTGGATAAAATCGGTAATCCCGATGTTGTTCTGATCAGTCTTATAAAAACTCCCGATGGCAATACCGTCGATATTTCAAAGTCGGTTCGGGAAATGATGCCCGAGTTTGAGCAAATTATTCCGGCCGGCTGCCATCTGGATATCGTCACCGATAAGTCGATCTTTATAGGCGATACCGTGGATGATACGATCACCAATATTATCCTCGGTATTCTTTTGACTGGTTTGGTACTGCTCATATTTCTGCACGATATGAGATCAAGCATTATTATCGCGCTGGCCATGCCGATGTCGATTCTCTCGGCCTTTCTGCTGATGAATATGATGGATTACAGCAAGAATATCATAACACTTATGGCCTTATCCACCTCGGTCGGTATTCTGGTCAGTAATTCGGTCGTCGTCATCGAGAATATCTTCAGGCATAAATTCATGGGTAAAAACCGGAAAGAAGCGGCCGCCGTCGGAACTTCGGAAGTCGTCGTGGCGGTTCTGGCTTCGACCGCCACCAATATTGCGGTTTTCCTTCCCATTGCCAATATGGCGGGAATACTCGGCAAGATTTTCGAGGCCTTTGCCCTGACGGTGACCTTTGCCACTCTCTTTTCGCTCCTGATTTCGTTTACGCTGACGCCGATGCTGGCTTCCATTGTACTTCCGGAAGCCAACGGTAACGGGAATAAAAAAGCCCATCGTATCGGCGATTATTTCGAATCCTTGAATAAAATGTTCGAACAAAAGTACAAAAGACTTCTCGAGAAAGTCCTGCACTCAAAGAAGCGTTCGGGACTTGTCGTTGCCGCCGGCGTTTTGATGTTTCTCGTAACCTTAATGTTTGCCGGAAAAATAGGCTTTGAATTTACACCCAATATGGATGAAGGCGATATCCAGATTCAGGCCGAACTTCCGGTCGGATACAGCCTGAATGAGACGGCTGACGTTTTGCAAAAGATCGAAAATCGCCTGAGGCACGACCCCAGTGTCAGTACTATCCTCACTCAGCTGGGGCAGATCAATATGTTGACGCAGGGGACAAATCTGGCTCTCATGAAAATTAAGCTGGCTAAAATCGGCGACAGGGAATTGACTACCCGGCAGACGGCCGATTTGTTTATCCGCGAATTGTCCGATATGCCGAATATTATTCTTCGCATCAGCGCCGTTTCATCCATGGACATGGGCAGTCAGGCGCCGATATCATTCTATCTGAAAGGACAGGATCTTGATAAGCTTGAAGAATATAAGAATGAAATTACCTCTATGATTAAAGACATCCCCGGGTTGGTAAATTTGAATACCAGTTCTCGTTCCGGTCAGCCGGAGATCAGTATTATCCCGGATCGAAGAAAAATCGCCGATGCCGGGCTGACGGTGTATGATATCGCCATGCAGCTTCGCGGGGCGCTTACCGGGCTGGTAGCCACGCAGTACCGGGATGCCGGCGAGGAATATGATGTCCGCGTGATGATTGAAGATGCCTCGCTGAATACCCCCGAGGAAGTCGCCAATCTTGCGATAGCGGGCAAAGAAAGGAATTATACTCTATCCCAGCTGGCCGATATTGATTTCGATATCGGAGTGAATAAAATACTTCATATCGATAAGTTCAAGGCCATTCAATTCGAGGGTTCCCCGGCGGTGGGGGTGCCTCTTGGAGATGTTACCGCTGAAATCGAACGCCGGATTGAAGGCATCGACTTTAGGCCGGGATACAAAATCAGCTGGGGCAGTACGGCGGAAATGATGAAGGAAGCTATCGTGGAAATGTTTACGGCCCTGATACTGGCAATTGTACTGACATATATGCTTCTGGCGGCCATTCTGGAAGATCTGGTCCAACCCCTTTTAGTTTTGGGGACATTCCCGCTTGCCCTGATCGGAGTTATCTGGGCCATGATCCTGACCGGGATGACAATGAATATTCTGGCCATGATGGCAATTGTCATGCTGGTCGGAATTGTCGTCAATACCGCCATTTTAATACTGGATTATGCCAATATTCTGATGCGCGAGAAAGGCATGTCCGTTAACGAGGCCCTTCTGGAAGCCTGTCCGGTCAAACTGCGTCCCATTATTATGGCGGCGGTGGCCATTATCCTCGGTATGCTGCCGATGGCTCTGGGATTGGGTGCTTCCGGCCGCGAATTCCGCCAGCCCATGGGTATTGTCACTATCGGCGGGCTGGTGGTATCGACCATCCTGACTCTGTTTATAATCCCGGCCCTGATGAGTTTTGTGTCAAGATCCAAAAAACCCATGACCACAACTGCAATTGCTGATAGGGGATAA